The Leishmania panamensis strain MHOM/PA/94/PSC-1 chromosome 19 sequence genome contains the following window.
GCATGTGTGTATACGTGTCGGTGTACCGTCGTTTCACTTCCACGCTTCATGTGTTGActtgctcttcttgtctTCTCTACTTGTTTTGTGTTATGTTCTTCCtccatccccccccctccttccttttGTCTGTCTTGCTCGCTTCACTTCTCCCTCAATGAATGTCGCTAACAGTGAGCGGGTGCGTGGGCATCAACGTACTtacgtgtatgtgtgggtgcttCTCTGATcagtagagagagaaggatcGTTCTGGATAGAGGCTTAGGGAGCGGAGTAATGGAGTGAGTGCTGGGGTGGGGTACACCGCAGCACTGTTCTGTGGTATTTCTTGTTTTtatgccccctcccccctctctcctcctaattctttttttcctccttcgtATGGCAAGAGTGTTGAATGAGACGCACGCCAGTTCGCTGATGGTAGCCTAAAGGCACAGAAGCACACAACGTGTTTCTTGAAAGCTATAGTGCTGCTGACTCTGTGGTTTTTTAcactgtgtgtctgcgtttcctttttttccaATACAGGGGATAGTGAGCGGTAGACTCACTGCCATAGCGCTGGCGTTCTCTTGCTCGCTGTGTCCATCCGGAAACGAAAAACCTTTCCAGCGCGagtgctccccccccctcccccctccctctgctgctccttcgctcttttgcacttctttctttccctttcctccgcACGGCTTTCGTATTTTTCCATTGGGCTTCTTTAcgtgtcggtgtgcgtgtgtgtgtgggggggaggcgtaATACCCTTCAGCAGCGTGCCCATCCACACATTGACGGACAGGCAGACACGCGTGGGAGAGAAAAGCTGAAGTGGTCCGTGCAGTGCACTCACAACTGTGCGTCTTTCTCACTCCCTTcatccctcccctcactcccctTTCACCCACGATGCGCCCAACGAGAAGTTGGCCAATCGTGGTTTTCCTgttgtacacacacaccacctccgcccccacccccaatccctacgcacacacccatgcTGGTATCACAAGCAAGTGGCGCTGTAcctcagcaccgccaccatccCCTTGTATTTGCCTTACCAATGtggtcgctgtcgtcgtgtATGGTGTCTTATTCTGTGATTTGTTTGCCTCTATATTTAGATCAGGACTCAAGtctgttgttcttcttctcgacGTGTCCTTTCGCTGTCACTCAACAGAACGCCAAACCCCTACTATGCTCGTCGCCACGCGGTGCGTCCCCCTCGGTGcggctcaggctccccacgcTGACACTCGGCCCATCACATGGGCGTCACAGACGTGctcgctgtcgcaggtcgctctgacgcagcgccatccgggacctggccgccggcatcagcaaccatacatcgctctgacctccctaCGTCGTGTGTGCCTGACCCTGTCGCCGCCAGAGGTGGTCCGGCAGtagcagggagaggggggggctgcctggctccCTCACATGGAGTGGGGGTACTGGGGCCtagatgccacgcactgaggtgccGCCACGCCGTCAGGAGGCAGCAAGtcaggagaggagaggcgctcTTCAAGTCTACGCGATGCCGCATGGGCGGATGTGTCTGCTGAGATGAAggcaaggaagagagacgatTGAAAATAGGAAGTGTCTCTTTCCAATCTCCAATGCAAAATGTGTTGGCGTGGAAAGCAAAAACCCACTCGTGCACCTCGTCTGTGTCTCCGATGTgatcttcttcacctcctctccgtccatccatccctctctctcttttcactcGTCCTTCGCATGGCGATAGGCCTAAAAGACGACgtcgaccccccccccctcatcctTGTCGTTGCCTTGAGTAGGATATTGCGCTCTTGAAGAGcctacacacgcatacatacgcgctctctttctacTTTTTACAACTACATAACCGCTTCATCGTCGTTAAcgctctctcttgctgccACTGTTGTTATGACAATCGCTTTGCATGGATGTGCTCCTCCACGTGGTGCAGACCACTTCGGCCTCACCGCCCTCCGCCCCATCGCTCTGTGACGACCGCAGTCAGCATACGAACCTAGACGCGCCTGTTGTCCTATCGGCAAACGGTAGCCACACAAGTTTCACTGTGGAGAGTCTGCGGCTCTCACGTACAGAAGCGCGACTGGGCAGTAGCGTTTCTGCTCAGTGGCACGTCGCTCTCTGCTCCCCTGCGGAGGACGAGAGCATCCACGGTTGCGACGGTGATCCACACGCATTTTTCTCAGCCGCCCTATCGAGGTGTcccccagcagcaccattGTCACCCGTCCCCTCCAGCACCGTGCACATCTCCGCCGTCTCCGTAGATATTACCGATCTTCGTGGACGGCGGTCACCTGGTGgccacgccaccaccgctaccgTAGACGTGTTGCGGGAAAAGCTGCATTACTTATGTGCAGCGTTCGTCAGGGCAGGCGTCGGCGGTGCGGACGCGCCACCGGTGGCCTACGCCGAAAcggccttttttttcggtaGCCGACTTGGCACGCGCAAAGACGCGCTCTACCTcacggcgctgcatcggCTCCTTGTGGAAGCACTGCTGATCGTGAAAGATCGCGCCTTGCTCCCACCATCACTGCCACCGTTGGATGTGGATGTCTCCCTCGTGGACTACGACGAAGTGTGGGGTGCAGGGGACGTGCTAGCAGCTGAGGTAGCCCAGCCTTCCGCGCAtggcacacacgtgcagcgGAGCCGGGTTACGTGGATGCCACTGGCGAAGTTACTGGAGTATGTGCCTCGGCCTCAAAATGCGATGACTGGCACTTCCACCACCCTACCATGGACCACCTCTCTGACCGAGACGAACAGTAAGAGTCAGACGAGTGCCACTCAGTTGGCTCAGCTTGTGCGACAACGGCTGCAGGGGTGGTTTGACCGCATCGACAGCGCCACGTCGGAATTTCCCTCTGCGCCAGTGTCCCCGTCAccgcctgccgcggcggaTCGGCTTCGCCATTTAGAGAGGAACACTCTTCTCTTCACattgcggctgcggcgctgcaccagctcatCGACGCCGGCCTTGCAAGCGCGCGTCAGCGCGGCGTACTTTACACTCGTACTGCTCCCCGAGTGTGGGGCCACCCTGCTTCATGGAGaagctggcgccgctgtcgctgcgatGTGTATGTCGTCGCGTCGGGCGGGTGCCGCACTCTGGCGCGAGTTCGAAGCGCTCTCAGCCTTCATGCGGTCTCTGCCGCAGAGCAGTCATTGTCGCAGTGATGAtaaacagaagagaagcagctaCAAGAAACACGAccgcaccactgcagcaacTGTGCAAGCACAAATGCATGCCGCTGCCCTTCGGCGCAGTCGGTGGCTGACCACCATCGCCCGCATCCATGATCCTCTGACCCTGCTGACGAGAGCGCCAGTCACAGCTACAGGCGAGCACAGCTCTGACGATCTTGTGGATTGTTTTCTGAACAGTTCCACTGTACGCTCGTTTTCGTGGATCGGGTGtatcgccgctgctgctagcCATCAGCGCGCAACGCGCTCGActctcgcctttctctctcgtctccaGCCACCGCAGAGGGCACGGCGCGACTGTCCAGCATCCGTAATGGAGCGCTCGCCTGAGAAAGCAACGGGCGCTCCATTGGCCAGGCACCTTCACACACATCACAAGAACGCCGCGGATGACACCAACGAAAGAGATGCGCCAAGAGCCCAAGCAGCATCGAGCAGCTCAGCTACCTCCACGCCaccgctcccctctcccagACCGTCTGCAAATGCTCCGCGACCGtacttctctcctcgcccccATGGTGGCAGCGCAACGAGCATCAACAGTTCCAAAAAGGCAAGGACGGCGGCTGCATCTTACCTGCCGCTCAGCGACGAGCCCAACACTACTGTGGATCCTGTCGCTGCTTCTTCGCGAGTCAGTCACGCTAGTCGCGGATCCGATAACAACGATGTTTCGTCCGAAGATGCCTGTCAGGagcgagcaccgccgccagctcaAGTTGAGGCGCTGGTCGCTTCCctgcgtgtgtacgcgtcggtgctggaggaagaggtgcggAGGCTGCGTCGCCGGCTCCAACGATATGAAGCAGCACCCTACgacagcagaggcagcactgGCGATCCGCCCGTCCGTTCGCCGCTCCAAGAGACACAGGGATACGACTCTTCTAATATCTCGGTCGGTTTCTCAGCCCTCCACGCCACTTCTCCAGGTGTCTGCGACTCCCTTCCCCACTTGGTTCAAGTTGCCGTCGACGACCTTCGCACGGATGCGCGGTTCCCGCTGGCGCTCCATGTAAAGCTCAATGCTCTGATACAACGGCTATCGAACTCATACACAGCAGCCGTTCAGGTGCGTCGAAACGACGCTGCTGACTCACCTGccgtgatgcagcagcgaaatgaaaagagagaggtcaGGGATGCGTATGTCGCGCAGCTCGAGGCCACAGTAGCCCTGTATGAGCAAAAGCTGGCGCTCATGGATTACTACGTGGCACCAACGCTGATGCAGTGCGTCGATGAATTGGatcagtggcagcagcagcagcagcaccatcggCAACGCATGCACACCGCTCTCACAGAGGTAAGCCTAGGTCCCCCACACCCGTATCCCACACTACTGCCGGAGTGACACTGAaatggagagggggcgggtCGGCCACCGTGTCGACTCACCTCGGCAACGCGAAAGAAAACTGAAGGACGAATGCGTATGCCTCAGTGTGGCAGACGCAACCCGTTGACATCAAGCGAAACATACAGCGCAAGACAGCGCGCAAGTGTGCCCCTCCACCACTCCACACCAAACCCTCTTCACGCCGCTTGGGTGAGTGATACTTCTAGATGTGCTGACTCTCACATACTAGACCAGTACTGCAACGCAGTCATACACACAAAGTGACATCAGCGCACAGATGCCAATGCAAAAGAACGCATTCATTTCTCGTGTCTCTCTCATACTTGGTGTGTTGCCTTGCTCCCTCATCATAACTGGACACCATCGTCGTTGCTgaagcatcagcagcagcagcacgagaaAGAGCCCATCCCGACATCGCCTCCCTCTCGTACCGGTTTAGAGGTGCGCTTACCTTTTACACGTATCCAACGTGGAGGGCACGGACAAGCGTGGAGCATCACACATTACAtatccccccacccctccacctcctcctatCTCGtctctccacccacccccccccctcacaccccctcacacacacacacaacgaaaGCGGCAGACGTATTTTTGGGTGGGCGCGCGTCAAACAGCAACGCGCACGGGACTTTACTTTTTCCGCCCACGGTCGACAATGTCTCAGTTCGGCACTGAGCGTTCCTCCGCACAGCCTGTGCCACCCATCGACTCCTTTGTGGAGGTGCTTCCAGTAGCGCCGCAGGTGGAGCGGCGCCGTGGGATTCTGCGCTTCTACGGTGTTACTGATTTCGCCGAGGGTGAGTGGGCCGGCGTCGAACTCGTCGGTTGTGAGGGCCGTAACAACGGTGCAGTGAAGGGGATCTCCTACTTCAAGTGCGCGCCCGGCCAAGGCCTCTTTGTACGACCCAACCTTGTTGTTTCGTATGCCACAGAGATCCCTGCGCTGACTTTGGCTGCCGCAGTGACAGCTGACTCAGCAAagatggaggtgctggaagaggagctgcgtgTTGCGCGCCGCGAGGCAGTGGAGCGGGAGAAACTAAAGGACAGTCTTGAAGAGTCACTGCACAGCCTCCAGGCAGAGCTCGAGCAGCTgagagctgcagcatcgcAAGCAGCTGCCAAGGTGGGCACCAACAATACCGAGGATAacgcggcggcaacggccaTGgaagatgacgacgacgatctCGTGGCGCAAGTGGAACTGGAGGAAGTGCGACTAGAGCTGCAACGCCAGCTGAAGATCtgcgaggcggagctgaaAGCCACGAAGCAGTCAGCaagcgaagcagcggctgcctGTGCTGCGGCCGAAaagcgggagaaggaggcagagaacgCCCGGAAGCTCAGCGAAGCGGCTCAAGCAGCGTTGCAGTCTCGCAACGTCGAGCTTGAGATGGAACTGGCCCGTGTGCAAGCAGAGCTaagctcagcagcggctcagCCGAGTCAATCAGCTCAGGAGTCCTCCGAGgttgcggcagcagcctccgccgcctgccCGGATCTGCAGACTGCGTTGCGGGTCAAGGACACTGAACTGCTGCAGCCCTACGCTGCTCCTGGAGCAGCATGTCACACCCACGAGCGGCTCCGAGAAGCGAAGGTACAGGAACAGGAGCGAGTCGAGGCGGCTTATGCGAGTGAGATTGCACGCCTGCAAACCGATATGGCTGCCAtgaagacagagaaggaagagctgcaggagctgtgCCAACTGCTGGAAGAAGAACTGAAGGAACAGAAGGCGCAGTCTGATGCACTCACGCACTTGGTGGAGGAGCTAGGTGCCGCCAAAGCCGAGGCAGAGGCTGCCGTCGAGAGAGCACGGCAATCGGCTACGCAGGAAAAGCTCCGCCTGGCTCGCGAACTGGAAGaggcgcgtgtctgtgaaGTGCGGGCCATGGCGGCAGTCGCACTCGCTGGGGAAGGGGTCGTGGGCCATCCAAGCACTAGCAGTACCACCTCAGAAGCAAATCCTTCTCTCGAAATGGCCCTCCTGCAGTGTCGGGATGAGCTAGACGAGGCACGTACGCGcatcctgcagctccgcagtACCCAGCAGGTGGTccaggagctgcagctccgctgcgACGAGCTGACAGAGGCGATGCGGGTGCAACGCGCCGCGGCACAGAAATCGGACAACGTTGCTCGAGCGACACtcgcggcagcgcagcagcagcacgcgcagcaggtggcgcagctgcgtgatgCCTGTGAGGCGGCACAGCGTGAGGCGGCATCGCTCGCTACCCAGCTCAAtctcgcagcagctgcacagggAGCGAACAGCGGCCACTCCACCGTGGCCGCGGCACTCTCTGGGACCCCTCTGGACGCTTTCCGCGAGGCCCGCTACGAAGCACGCATCCGCTCACTGGAGCAGCTGTTGCTCGAGTGCCACGCAGCACGCATGTCGTCGGCGCTATGGGACGTGTCTGCCCCTCACACACGAGCGTGGCGCGGTTTCGAGGTGCCGCTAGCATCTCTGAAGGAGTCAGTTGGAAGGCTCCTGGACTTCAGTACCCGTGAGGCGTGCGTCACATCTACTAAAGCGCTCTTTCAGACACCAACTGCGCTGCACTAGTTCATGCTGGTACGGACGGCGTGGGTGGtgaggcacacacgctcgaGTGATTGCTCTCACACGCGTGTCCTCTATTTCACCGGTGTATCCTCGGTGTGCCTCGGCACTTTTATGACATAGGGCCGACTCAACCGTGAGCAACACCGCACTTTcatcgctgcggctgctgctctctctacTCTGCTCTTACGCGCTCACCACGCTGCCCCCATCAGCACCCATTCTCTGCTGCTCATTTCGCTGTTACGCTATCTCTGCTAGGCAACTCTCGCTCTTCTATTTCGTGTTTgcgtgttgttgtttttcttttccgctCCCCTTCTCGCTGCGAGTGTCACTCTCGTGCCGCGGTGCTCTTCTCCGAGGTGCCTTGGAAGGGACGCAGTGGAAGTGGGGGATggcgtgggggagggggggatggcgtgggggggagggggagggggtaggaGATGTGCTTGACGTGAGAGCGGGGAAGGATGTCCCCCCTGCCCGCCCGCCCCGCTTCACAGCAAGGAGAACAGCACCCAGAGGCCGAGAAAGATGAGTGCGATGGAAGGGACatgtgaggagagggagggacacCGCCTTTTCTGACACACTTGccaacggtggtggtgtgcgctGGCCTACAAGCGGCACACAGGCAAAGACGAGGTAACTCATCCGTGCCTTCAGCCTTCTTTCTTTCGCCATTTGCGCACGATGTCTCAGTCTCCACGGCTCTCAGTGTTGCCCACccttcactttctctctgatTCTCTGCATTTCCACTTGGCTTATCTGGCACTGGACTCACTGATATATGTCGCTCACCACCGCTTCCATCCATCATCATaacgccgccaccaccaccacccctccctcccaaaGAAACAGCCACTAACCTACATAATCGCCGTTGCACGTACttggcgcacacgcgcacaggaCACGGCAAAAGTGTCGAACCGGGGTGTCCGTGGCTGGATGTTGTGCACGCGTGTTGCGGTGCgtgcctctttcttctttgcttgaTTTCTAGATCTAttcctcccctgcccctTCCCTTCGTTGGGGCTGTGGGCTTCGACAAGAAACCGTGCTCGCATGTCCTCGTCATCCAGTGCGCCGCAacgggagcagctgcagcagcaggtgccaTGGACCTTCTCCGCATATCACACTGTGGTGCTCACAGAGTTTGTGAGCGCCCTCCAAGCTGAAGTGCGTCGCCAGCAAGACGCCTACGACCACGCGGTAGAAATGCTTAACGCAAGCGTGGACACGGGCCCAACCAGTGACATGCTAGAGCTTGGCATTCCTCTGCACGCCACACATGAAGAacaggtgcaggtgctgcaggataTGTATGCGCTGGCCACGCTGGATACCAGGGCGCTTGTCGCGCTGGGGCCTTACCGACTGCTGTACACGCTAAAGGCAAACATGACACGTATCGAAGACGAGCGTCGAGCGGGCGCTGTAGCAGCGGGGAACGGCACTGGTGGAAGGAAGATGCGCCTCGACAGGCCCCCATTCGTGCTCAAGTCGGAGACGAGCATCGGCACAACAGCCCTGGAGTGCAATGAGGATAGTCCGACACCAAAGCACCATgttgtgccgccgctgtcggtaAGAATCAAAGCGGAGCGCATCGACAACGACATGTATGAGGGagtagcgcagcagcagcagttcctCAGTGAGCAttctcctctcgcttccctATCCCTGTCCCTCACTACTGCGACGCCAGCGCTGATGCCAGCCAAGGAGGAGCGCCATAGCACTAAAGGTGCCACGGTGAGCTCTgtgggcggcgctggtgcaggcgGCTTGGGTGGTGGCTGCCCTCCCTCATGGGTGACGCTGAAAAAGGAAGCggcacagccaccaccgtcgaATGACACCTACAACGGCGCCTACTTCGTCCCCTGTCCCACTCCGACCGGCGCGCCACTCGCCCGCTATGTGTCCTTGTCGGCTCGTTCACTCTCCACCAACAACTCAACACAATCACCCTCCGCACCACTGCCCACGCTTGTCGCGCCTGTGAGCTCTTGGTCCAAAGTGATGAGCAGTACGAATGGGAAGAAGCGTCCAGCAGCGTTGTCGTCGCAGGTACCCAAGCGCTGTCGCTCAGTGACCACGTCGCAGGCAAACGCTGTTGCCGCGGACAAGGAGTTATTTCTTTCGCAAGCGCAGCGGCCGAAAGTCGCCTGTATGCAGAACCGCGTGCGTCTCCTCCATCGGCCACactcaccctcttccccttcgaAGGAGACGCGGGAGGGGGACCGCGCAGTGCAGTTGTGGTGGCGTGTGTGGCCCAATTTCGCACCGATGTGGTTACCAGACGTGAGAAAAagtgagcagcaacagcgcaccacaacagcaccgccttccATTCCACACGAGTGCGTTCGGCCGACTCCTGCCATGGTCGCGGCGCTGATCCGCGTTGCTGAGCAAAACTACGAGCGGGATTGTGAGCGCTGCGCGGCAAAGCAGGCGTATCTCACAACGATGCTAGACACGCCGGAGTCTCTGAGGGTGAGTGGTGTGGCACTGGGCACGGCTGACGCAAAGAATGCCGGGCAAGCGACTCTCGAAACATCGCTAGTATTGCCTGATCCACAAGCGCTGCGTCAACTCCAAGACGAGCTGGCGAGCGCGCAGGCGAAGCTTAACAGTGCGTACGCCGAGCGGCTGGCGCTTCTCCGAGAGCTgaaagcagcgctgcaggatGAATCCGTAGTGTGTGTCGATGGGGCCACAGTGTCTGAGGCTGGTGAGACGAAGCATGCTGCTCCTTCCCCAGTGTcgcgcgcgcagcaccgcgctgcatcgccatcGGGCGGCCTAAAGAGGAGCCAGCGGTCTAGCTCGACTCACTATGCGACTCGTGCCTCTACCGCTATCGATGTCGAGGCGAGGAATGCTGACCGCagaggcgagggggaggcggtgtcCGATATATCCACGAAGAGCGCAGCGGCTGGCGTAGCCGCTCTGGAACTGCTTCACTCCGCTCTTGCAGACCCCACATCGCTGCTGCAAAAAGCCTACAAGGCGCGCGACTCCCTCGCGTTCTGTTCCAGCGAAGTGGCCTCCTCGGCAAGGACACGCGGGCCCCGCTCGCAGGCCGCGTCCGAGGAAACCTGGGACCTGCCAAACGGCATCATCGGCATCAACTTGCCGTCCTTGGAGCACGACCGCAACGCGCCAGACCTGATGGAGTACCTTTGGCCAGAGGACTTGGATGCTCTCATCCGGCATGAGCTGCGTGGCGTCGTTAGTGCCAAGAGTCACAACCCCGAAGCGCGCAGTGTTCACGTGGTACTGTCAGCGGtgcaggtgcggcagctCGAGGAAGCGGCGTGTGCCGTGTCCACTGGGGACTCCGCTTCTCAACTACaagtggtggtgctgccgatgGTGGCTGGCAGCCTCATGGCGCACCCCAAATTTGTCGAAAGCGGCTGGCTCTACGTGCACGGGCGTGGCGAAACAATTGGTGCTGAAGTCGAACTCAACTGAGGTGTAAGAGCCCACCGCGGCAGAGCTtgctttgctctttttccctcttgcGTGTGTAAAAGACTTCTGTC
Protein-coding sequences here:
- a CDS encoding hypothetical protein (TriTrypDB/GeneDB-style sysID: LpmP.19.0800), whose protein sequence is MDVLLHVVQTTSASPPSAPSLCDDRSQHTNLDAPVVLSANGSHTSFTVESLRLSRTEARLGSSVSAQWHVALCSPAEDESIHGCDGDPHAFFSAALSRCPPAAPLSPVPSSTVHISAVSVDITDLRGRRSPGGHATTATVDVLREKLHYLCAAFVRAGVGGADAPPVAYAETAFFFGSRLGTRKDALYLTALHRLLVEALLIVKDRALLPPSLPPLDVDVSLVDYDEVWGAGDVLAAEVAQPSAHGTHVQRSRVTWMPLAKLLEYVPRPQNAMTGTSTTLPWTTSLTETNSKSQTSATQLAQLVRQRLQGWFDRIDSATSEFPSAPVSPSPPAAADRLRHLERNTLLFTLRLRRCTSSSTPALQARVSAAYFTLVLLPECGATLLHGEAGAAVAAMCMSSRRAGAALWREFEALSAFMRSLPQSSHCRSDDKQKRSSYKKHDRTTAATVQAQMHAAALRRSRWLTTIARIHDPLTLLTRAPVTATGEHSSDDLVDCFLNSSTVRSFSWIGCIAAAASHQRATRSTLAFLSRLQPPQRARRDCPASVMERSPEKATGAPLARHLHTHHKNAADDTNERDAPRAQAASSSSATSTPPLPSPRPSANAPRPYFSPRPHGGSATSINSSKKARTAAASYLPLSDEPNTTVDPVAASSRVSHASRGSDNNDVSSEDACQERAPPPAQVEALVASLRVYASVLEEEVRRLRRRLQRYEAAPYDSRGSTGDPPVRSPLQETQGYDSSNISVGFSALHATSPGVCDSLPHLVQVAVDDLRTDARFPLALHVKLNALIQRLSNSYTAAVQVRRNDAADSPAVMQQRNEKREVRDAYVAQLEATVALYEQKLALMDYYVAPTLMQCVDELDQWQQQQQHHRQRMHTALTEVSLGPPHPYPTLLPE
- a CDS encoding hypothetical protein (TriTrypDB/GeneDB-style sysID: LpmP.19.0810); the protein is MSQFGTERSSAQPVPPIDSFVEVLPVAPQVERRRGILRFYGVTDFAEGEWAGVELVGCEGRNNGAVKGISYFKCAPGQGLFVRPNLVVSYATEIPALTLAAAVTADSAKMEVLEEELRVARREAVEREKLKDSLEESLHSLQAELEQLRAAASQAAAKVGTNNTEDNAAATAMEDDDDDLVAQVELEEVRLELQRQLKICEAELKATKQSASEAAAACAAAEKREKEAENARKLSEAAQAALQSRNVELEMELARVQAELSSAAAQPSQSAQESSEVAAAASAACPDLQTALRVKDTELLQPYAAPGAACHTHERLREAKVQEQERVEAAYASEIARLQTDMAAMKTEKEELQELCQLLEEELKEQKAQSDALTHLVEELGAAKAEAEAAVERARQSATQEKLRLARELEEARVCEVRAMAAVALAGEGVVGHPSTSSTTSEANPSLEMALLQCRDELDEARTRILQLRSTQQVVQELQLRCDELTEAMRVQRAAAQKSDNVARATLAAAQQQHAQQVAQLRDACEAAQREAASLATQLNLAAAAQGANSGHSTVAAALSGTPLDAFREARYEARIRSLEQLLLECHAARMSSALWDVSAPHTRAWRGFEVPLASLKESVGRLLDFSTREACVTSTKALFQTPTALH
- a CDS encoding hypothetical protein (TriTrypDB/GeneDB-style sysID: LpmP.19.0820) codes for the protein MSSSSSAPQREQLQQQVPWTFSAYHTVVLTEFVSALQAEVRRQQDAYDHAVEMLNASVDTGPTSDMLELGIPLHATHEEQVQVLQDMYALATLDTRALVALGPYRLLYTLKANMTRIEDERRAGAVAAGNGTGGRKMRLDRPPFVLKSETSIGTTALECNEDSPTPKHHVVPPLSVRIKAERIDNDMYEGVAQQQQFLSEHSPLASLSLSLTTATPALMPAKEERHSTKGATVSSVGGAGAGGLGGGCPPSWVTLKKEAAQPPPSNDTYNGAYFVPCPTPTGAPLARYVSLSARSLSTNNSTQSPSAPLPTLVAPVSSWSKVMSSTNGKKRPAALSSQVPKRCRSVTTSQANAVAADKELFLSQAQRPKVACMQNRVRLLHRPHSPSSPSKETREGDRAVQLWWRVWPNFAPMWLPDVRKSEQQQRTTTAPPSIPHECVRPTPAMVAALIRVAEQNYERDCERCAAKQAYLTTMLDTPESLRVSGVALGTADAKNAGQATLETSLVLPDPQALRQLQDELASAQAKLNSAYAERLALLRELKAALQDESVVCVDGATVSEAGETKHAAPSPVSRAQHRAASPSGGLKRSQRSSSTHYATRASTAIDVEARNADRRGEGEAVSDISTKSAAAGVAALELLHSALADPTSLLQKAYKARDSLAFCSSEVASSARTRGPRSQAASEETWDLPNGIIGINLPSLEHDRNAPDLMEYLWPEDLDALIRHELRGVVSAKSHNPEARSVHVVLSAVQVRQLEEAACAVSTGDSASQLQVVVLPMVAGSLMAHPKFVESGWLYVHGRGETIGAEVELN